The genomic region TATGGGAAATGAACAAAAGCCTGCGTGCGCCCTGTTTGCTCACTCGTCAAGTAAATAATAAAACTCCTTCCCTATTAAAAGAAAGGAGTTTTACGCAATGGCAATTTTGTTTCCTATCTCTTTCACCTTAGCGACTTGGTAACAATAACTTCGAGAATCGAACCGATTGCTGCTACTGCCAGTATGATAATAATAATTTCTCCTAATAACCACTTTTCTAAATACAGAGCAATTAGGAAAATACTTACCCAAATACCTGTGCACCAGTAGCAAGATAATAATTCACCGATCCATTTTCGAATCCCTCTCTCTTTTGGAACTAAATAAATCATTTCTTTTCCATTTTCGTCTTTTTCCTCGATTTCGTTAAAGAAGGGGCGGCGCATAGGTTCTGTGATTTTGTCAAACACAATTAATCTTGTTAATCGAAAAGATGCTAATCCTAAAATAAGGAGAACAGTTAATCCAATTTCGTTCAAAAAAATTCCTTCCCCTCTTGATGACATTGTGGATTTCAGATTGATTGTTTTGAATCATGATAAAATTTTTTGTTTTACCATATAATCAATATATTCCTCGCCTAATTCCTTTATGATTTCCTCGTCTTTTTTTATTAAATAATGAAATGGGGATGTCTTAGAGTTTCCCTTTCCATTTCCAAATCCTGATGTATCGCTGTTTTGGTGATGTCATATAATCGTTTGAAACGAAAAAAAAGTTAATGGAAGGAAGTTCGTTGAAAAATTGTTTAGCTTCTTCGACTGAATTTACACGGCAAAAATGGTGGAGGTTCATTAGAGTTATATGTAAGGG from Oikeobacillus pervagus harbors:
- a CDS encoding DUF1360 domain-containing protein, producing the protein MNEIGLTVLLILGLASFRLTRLIVFDKITEPMRRPFFNEIEEKDENGKEMIYLVPKERGIRKWIGELLSCYWCTGIWVSIFLIALYLEKWLLGEIIIIILAVAAIGSILEVIVTKSLR